A stretch of Aedes aegypti strain LVP_AGWG chromosome 2, AaegL5.0 Primary Assembly, whole genome shotgun sequence DNA encodes these proteins:
- the LOC5565412 gene encoding transcription initiation factor TFIID subunit 11: MENILEPSSSDDNAPSESRKDFHSLLSSEDDFFDGPPNSSIKIEPTQLQEEIVRTSSTSYSLKTDEFEDIIFPEIGRESISNSSSSVTPISKEQKELERAKRKEMKSKKIIEEEELEKMQVLVSNFTEEQLDRYEMYRRAAFPKAAVKRLMQTITGCSVSQNVVIAMSGIAKVFVGEVVEEALDVMEHTGETGAIQPKYLREAVRRLRARGQIPSGRGHKQFFKIN, from the exons ATGGAAAACATCCTGGAACCGAGCAGCTCCGACGACAACGCGCCGTCCGAGAGCAGGAAGGATTTCCACTCGTTGCTCTCGTCGGAGGACGACTTCTTCGACGGTCCGCCAAACTCTTCGATCAAAATCGAACCAACTCAGCTGCAGGAGGAAATCGTCCGCACCAGTTCCACCTCGTACTCGCTCAAAACGGACGAATTCGAGGACATCATCTTTCCGGAGATCGGGCGGGAAAGCATCAGCAATAGCAGCAGCTCGGTTACGCCGATTAGCAAGGAGCAGAAAGAACTCGAACGAGCCAAGCGGAAAGAGATGAAGAGCAAGAAAATCATAGAAGAGGAGGAACTGGAGAAGATGCA AGTTCTGGTGTCGAACTTCACCGAAGAGCAACTGGACCGGTACGAGATGTATCGGCGGGCGGCCTTTCCCAAGGCGGCAGTCAAGCGGCTGATGCAAACCATAACCGGCTGTTCGGTTTCCCAGAACGTTGTCATCGCCATGTCCGGCATAGCGAAGGTTTTCGTTGGCGAGGTGGTGGAGGAAGCGCTGGACGTGATGGAGCATACCGGCGAAACCGGCGCCATTCAGCCGAAGTACTTGAGGGAGGCAGTGCGACGGTTACGTGCCCGCGGTCAGATTCCCAGTGGTCGGGGGCATAAGCAGTTCTTCAAGATTAACTGA